Proteins encoded by one window of Psychromonas sp. L1A2:
- a CDS encoding porin: protein MKKTILATMLTSLFAATAAHSATMHDADGITVELYGDVEVQAINTLDEDEGKKIQLDEANFGVKTAYDITDDVAAIGVISFESITGNDNDNGATLDDAYVGFSSGKYGTITVGKQVTIFDDAGIGGDYQFGFNDFYEQTTSSEQVIKYTVDKGNYYGGIAYIVNGEDSDGLRAIDGKLGVRFSGVDLTAFYGESDLAGGGETKNLNLEARYTIDKLTLAAAYATTDMDGANDVDSLGLAATYQVNSKVQLAVGYANIDEDNAGDDNQYYANASYAFSSNVNTYFEVGGTDADDTELGYVAGMAISF from the coding sequence ATGAAAAAAACAATATTAGCAACAATGCTTACTTCTTTATTCGCTGCAACTGCTGCACATAGTGCAACGATGCATGACGCTGACGGTATCACTGTTGAGCTATACGGTGATGTTGAAGTGCAAGCTATTAACACATTAGATGAAGACGAAGGTAAAAAAATCCAGCTTGATGAAGCAAACTTCGGTGTAAAAACAGCTTACGACATTACTGATGATGTAGCAGCTATTGGTGTTATTTCGTTTGAATCAATTACAGGTAACGACAATGACAACGGCGCAACACTTGATGATGCATACGTTGGTTTCTCTTCTGGTAAATACGGTACAATAACAGTTGGTAAGCAAGTTACTATCTTTGATGATGCCGGCATCGGTGGTGATTACCAGTTTGGTTTTAACGATTTCTACGAGCAAACTACCTCTAGTGAACAAGTAATTAAATATACTGTTGATAAAGGTAACTACTACGGTGGTATCGCTTACATTGTAAACGGTGAAGATTCCGATGGTCTTCGTGCTATAGATGGTAAATTAGGTGTTCGTTTTTCTGGTGTTGATTTAACTGCATTCTACGGCGAGTCAGACCTTGCTGGTGGCGGTGAAACGAAAAACTTAAACTTAGAAGCACGTTACACAATTGACAAATTAACATTAGCCGCTGCTTATGCAACGACTGATATGGACGGCGCTAATGACGTCGATTCTTTAGGTCTTGCTGCTACTTACCAAGTTAACTCAAAAGTACAACTTGCTGTTGGTTACGCAAACATCGATGAAGATAATGCTGGCGATGACAACCAATACTACGCAAATGCTTCTTACGCATTTAGCAGTAACGTTAACACTTACTTTGAAGTTGGTGGTACTGATGCTGATGATACTGAGTTAGGTTATGTTGCTGGTATGGCAATCTCTTTCTAA